Proteins encoded by one window of Burkholderia plantarii:
- a CDS encoding RHS repeat-associated core domain-containing protein yields MADSAGVLMPKPTDVYVGPLLQIETVDVSAGIKACDRWLRSISHDIITIERLEMVANALPVVANIMSAVDLVLDIKDLIEHHQQGQEPDLFDWINLGLDLIGIIPIPPATSEFRMGARPVLKLVRQKILESGKAIGEATIQVMQTALLQAVIDSLSEQFAGRIQSFVDGMKSQLDGILKTCADYIEKFLNGFADLFAEVAGEKALSTAHNYRAADQHASQIADGFSAHDARKTFSGLGHLIVDFVKIEAKGVINSGTQVAKALDLPYREALMKMANLLRGMIPTVKQRIIALGGVDAGTIGWLINLIQLAIEKKRDIIESKRRHATGVKESGTTRVHHEEGEGRQETIRHTEDAEHPGPNQCKLGCPVSSAKSATRHSVGYALGDERLDHPDFALPGTMPVVWSRTYRSFFDANDETGETGARWITPYTTRIDIHAANFVYHDATGRSVKCPRLAPGEAHDDRGEGFTLLRLDETWLTLTRAHDTLEAYEKHGDAFRLAFIKDRAGNQITLDYDQRRRLARLIAPQAIVAFLHDDAGRIVEAVHHDREGVRVGTLARYAYDRDGDLVTAFDEYDNRREYRYHHHLLTHYTDRTGRGMHLEWNGTGARAKCVREYADDGSFDTRFAWHPDFRMVSVTDAHGSVTRHYYDRHGYTFRIIHPDGGEEWMYRDANHNLVQHTYADGGVERMRYDARDNLVRHQRVDGSVLEMHYDAKDQMVRLVDPQGHAWQREYDEQGNVSTDIDPLGHKTRYVYDGAGRPVEVTDAKGGTRVMAYDDAGQLASYTDCSGKTSTWTYDAGGRLLAATDAAGGTTAYRYAANGTLEEVSGAAGVERFQYDAEGRLLARTDALQRVTRFAYDAAGRIGTRIDAAGHALSYGYDRIGRLVRLTDANHASFQFRYDALGRLLETVGFDGKLTRYEYDADSGQLASIDDAGRLTQVEYDRGGRLVRRVSGEVDERFAYDALGRLIDARNAHSRVQHFYDPVGNLVREHHASALFGEARSVVWHHAYDEIGARVRTVRPDGHRVDWLTYGSGYVHGMVLDGDERVQFERDDLHREVRRALPGKLIRETTRDPAGRLAKQTVQREDAPSALASRHYRYDAASQLTQVDDSRAGPTGYRYDPVGRLIEAVTPNLGERFAFDPAGNFVDAAAPGMPAAGSIAGAVGYVPPGTTPAAPLPRVLGNLLRDYAGTHFEYDAQGNVTEKRSPGRVQRFEWDSFNRLVGVRSETAAARTEARYFYDAFGRRIARVVDGQATVFGWDGDTLAYESGPEYSRHYLYEAGTFVPLAQYTGAPVAGMPTPVPREHERYTPEDDPLLRVPERGAEARLVFYHCDQIGTPRMITDELGEIVWEARYKAWGEALDLIERVSKATGELVRNPLRFQGQHFDDESGLAYNRHRYYAADVGRYVSKDPAELLGGLNELAYVPNPVQWIDPLGLAGTPAGGAGSAGGAGGKPARCPKCNPCEGRNPTATARSWQGSDPYSGVDSYQNVVVKRGTVLYTLYPHGPAPGNYFVTSSSVLASSTAREYNDSVQVAHKDNWDSPRAFPMRTQLHAYIVAKDTCVAKGKTGANPHLGGGGGTQYFVENQDKGNLIDTGKIIGYSK; encoded by the coding sequence ATGGCTGATTCCGCGGGCGTGCTGATGCCCAAACCGACCGACGTCTACGTCGGCCCGCTGCTGCAGATCGAAACCGTCGACGTGTCCGCCGGCATCAAGGCCTGCGATCGGTGGCTGCGCAGCATCAGCCACGACATCATCACGATCGAGCGGCTCGAGATGGTGGCCAACGCGCTGCCGGTGGTCGCGAACATCATGTCGGCCGTCGATCTGGTGCTCGACATCAAGGACCTGATCGAGCATCACCAGCAGGGCCAGGAGCCGGACCTGTTCGACTGGATCAACCTCGGCCTCGACCTGATCGGCATCATCCCGATCCCGCCCGCCACCTCCGAGTTCCGGATGGGCGCGCGGCCGGTGCTGAAGCTGGTGCGCCAGAAGATCCTCGAAAGCGGCAAGGCGATCGGCGAGGCGACCATCCAGGTGATGCAGACCGCGCTGCTGCAGGCCGTGATCGACAGCCTCAGCGAGCAGTTCGCGGGCAGGATCCAGAGCTTCGTGGACGGCATGAAGAGCCAGCTCGACGGCATCCTCAAGACCTGCGCCGACTACATCGAGAAGTTCCTGAACGGCTTCGCCGACCTGTTCGCCGAGGTGGCGGGCGAGAAGGCGCTGAGCACCGCGCACAACTACCGCGCCGCCGACCAGCACGCGAGCCAGATCGCCGACGGCTTCTCGGCGCACGACGCGCGCAAGACCTTCAGCGGGCTCGGCCATTTGATCGTCGACTTCGTGAAGATCGAGGCGAAGGGCGTGATCAACAGCGGCACGCAGGTCGCCAAGGCACTCGACCTGCCGTACCGCGAAGCGCTGATGAAGATGGCGAACCTGCTGCGCGGCATGATCCCGACCGTCAAGCAGCGCATCATCGCGCTCGGCGGCGTCGATGCCGGCACCATCGGCTGGCTCATCAACCTGATCCAGCTCGCCATCGAGAAGAAGCGCGACATCATCGAGAGCAAGCGCCGCCACGCCACCGGCGTGAAGGAGAGCGGCACCACCAGGGTCCATCACGAGGAAGGCGAGGGCCGGCAGGAAACGATCCGCCACACCGAGGATGCCGAGCATCCCGGGCCGAACCAGTGCAAGCTCGGCTGCCCGGTATCGTCGGCCAAGTCGGCCACGCGCCACTCGGTCGGCTACGCGCTCGGCGACGAGCGGCTCGACCATCCCGACTTCGCGCTGCCCGGCACCATGCCGGTGGTCTGGAGCCGCACCTACCGCTCGTTCTTCGACGCCAACGACGAGACCGGCGAGACCGGCGCGCGCTGGATCACGCCGTACACGACGCGCATCGACATCCACGCCGCGAACTTCGTCTATCACGACGCCACCGGCCGCAGCGTGAAGTGCCCGCGGCTCGCGCCGGGCGAGGCGCACGACGATCGAGGCGAGGGCTTCACGCTGCTGCGGCTCGACGAGACGTGGCTCACGCTCACGCGCGCGCACGATACGCTTGAAGCCTACGAGAAGCACGGCGACGCGTTCCGGCTCGCGTTCATCAAGGACCGCGCCGGCAACCAGATCACGCTGGACTACGACCAGCGCCGGCGGCTCGCGCGGCTGATCGCGCCGCAGGCGATCGTGGCGTTCCTGCACGACGACGCGGGCCGCATCGTCGAGGCCGTGCATCACGATCGCGAAGGCGTGCGCGTCGGCACGCTCGCGCGCTACGCCTACGACCGCGACGGCGATCTGGTGACCGCGTTCGACGAGTACGACAACCGCCGCGAATACCGCTACCACCATCACCTGCTCACGCATTACACGGACCGCACCGGCCGCGGCATGCACCTCGAATGGAACGGTACCGGCGCCCGGGCGAAGTGCGTGCGCGAGTATGCCGACGACGGCAGCTTCGATACGCGCTTCGCCTGGCATCCGGACTTCCGGATGGTCAGCGTCACCGACGCGCACGGCAGCGTCACGCGCCATTACTACGACCGCCACGGCTACACGTTCCGCATCATCCATCCGGACGGCGGCGAGGAGTGGATGTATCGCGACGCGAACCACAACCTCGTGCAGCACACCTATGCCGACGGCGGCGTCGAGCGGATGCGGTACGACGCGCGCGACAACCTGGTGCGCCACCAGCGCGTGGACGGCAGCGTGCTCGAGATGCACTACGACGCGAAGGACCAGATGGTCCGGCTGGTCGATCCGCAGGGCCATGCGTGGCAGCGCGAGTACGACGAGCAGGGCAACGTGTCGACCGACATCGACCCGCTCGGCCACAAGACGCGCTATGTCTACGACGGCGCCGGGCGCCCCGTCGAGGTGACCGACGCGAAGGGCGGCACCAGGGTGATGGCCTACGACGACGCAGGCCAGCTCGCGTCGTACACCGACTGCTCCGGCAAGACCAGCACCTGGACCTACGACGCCGGGGGGCGGCTGCTCGCGGCCACCGACGCGGCCGGCGGCACCACCGCGTATCGCTACGCGGCCAACGGCACGCTCGAGGAAGTGAGCGGCGCGGCCGGCGTCGAGCGCTTCCAGTACGACGCCGAAGGCCGGCTGCTGGCGCGCACCGACGCGCTGCAGCGCGTCACGCGCTTCGCCTACGACGCGGCCGGGCGGATCGGCACGCGCATCGACGCGGCCGGCCATGCGCTCAGCTACGGCTACGACCGGATCGGCCGGCTGGTGCGCCTGACCGACGCGAATCACGCCAGCTTCCAGTTCCGCTACGACGCGCTCGGCCGCCTGCTCGAGACGGTCGGCTTCGACGGCAAGCTCACGCGTTACGAGTACGACGCCGACAGCGGCCAGCTCGCCTCGATCGACGACGCGGGGCGCCTCACGCAGGTCGAATACGATCGCGGCGGGCGCCTCGTGCGCCGCGTCAGCGGCGAGGTCGACGAGCGGTTCGCCTACGACGCGCTCGGCCGGCTGATCGACGCGCGCAACGCCCACAGCCGGGTGCAGCACTTCTACGACCCGGTCGGCAACCTGGTGCGCGAGCATCATGCGAGCGCGCTGTTCGGCGAGGCGCGCAGCGTGGTCTGGCATCACGCCTACGACGAAATCGGCGCGCGCGTGCGCACCGTGCGGCCCGACGGCCACCGCGTGGACTGGCTCACCTACGGCTCGGGCTACGTTCACGGCATGGTGCTCGACGGCGACGAGCGCGTGCAGTTCGAGCGCGACGACCTGCATCGCGAGGTGCGCCGCGCGCTGCCGGGCAAGCTGATTCGCGAGACCACGCGTGATCCGGCCGGGCGGCTCGCGAAGCAGACCGTGCAGCGCGAGGACGCGCCCTCGGCGCTCGCCTCGCGCCACTATCGCTACGACGCGGCGAGCCAGCTCACGCAGGTGGACGACAGCCGCGCCGGCCCGACCGGCTACCGCTACGACCCGGTCGGCCGCCTGATCGAGGCGGTCACGCCGAACCTCGGCGAGCGTTTCGCGTTCGATCCGGCCGGCAACTTCGTCGACGCGGCGGCACCGGGCATGCCCGCGGCCGGCAGCATCGCCGGCGCGGTCGGCTACGTGCCGCCCGGCACCACGCCGGCGGCGCCGCTGCCGCGCGTGCTCGGCAACCTGCTGCGCGACTACGCGGGGACCCATTTCGAGTACGACGCACAGGGCAACGTGACCGAAAAGCGCTCGCCCGGGCGCGTGCAGCGCTTCGAGTGGGACAGCTTCAACCGGCTGGTCGGCGTGCGGTCCGAGACCGCCGCGGCGCGCACCGAGGCGCGCTACTTCTACGACGCGTTCGGGCGGCGCATCGCGCGCGTGGTGGACGGGCAGGCGACCGTGTTCGGGTGGGACGGCGACACGCTCGCCTACGAAAGCGGCCCCGAGTACAGCCGGCACTATCTCTACGAGGCCGGCACCTTCGTGCCGCTCGCGCAATACACGGGTGCGCCCGTGGCCGGCATGCCGACCCCCGTGCCGCGCGAGCACGAGCGCTATACGCCCGAGGACGACCCGTTGCTGCGGGTGCCCGAGCGCGGCGCCGAGGCACGGCTCGTGTTCTATCACTGCGACCAGATCGGCACGCCGCGCATGATCACCGACGAGCTCGGCGAGATCGTCTGGGAGGCGCGCTACAAGGCGTGGGGCGAGGCGCTCGACTTGATCGAGCGGGTCTCGAAGGCGACCGGGGAGCTGGTGCGCAATCCGCTGCGCTTCCAGGGCCAGCACTTCGACGACGAAAGCGGGCTGGCCTACAATCGTCACCGCTATTACGCGGCCGACGTCGGGCGCTACGTCTCGAAGGATCCGGCCGAGCTGCTCGGCGGCCTGAACGAGCTGGCCTACGTGCCGAACCCGGTGCAGTGGATCGATCCGCTCGGTCTCGCCGGGACGCCGGCCGGCGGGGCGGGCAGTGCCGGCGGCGCGGGCGGCAAGCCGGCCCGCTGCCCGAAGTGCAATCCGTGCGAGGGGCGCAATCCGACCGCCACGGCGCGCAGCTGGCAGGGCAGCGACCCGTACAGCGGCGTCGATTCGTACCAGAACGTGGTGGTCAAGCGCGGCACCGTGCTCTACACGCTGTATCCGCACGGCCCCGCGCCCGGCAACTATTTCGTGACCAGCAGCAGCGTGCTGGCCTCGTCCACCGCGCGCGAGTACAACGATTCGGTGCAGGTCGCGCACAAGGACAACTGGGACAGCCCGCGCGCGTTCCCGATGCGTACCCAGCTGCATGCCTACATCGTCGCCAAGGACACCTGCGTGGCCAAGGGCAAGACCGGCGCGAACCCGCATCTGGGCGGCGGCGGCGGCACCCAGTACTTCGTCGAGAACCAGGACAAGGGCAACCTGATCGACACCGGAAAAATCATCGGTTATTCGAAATGA
- a CDS encoding DUF3761 domain-containing protein has protein sequence MRVMLAAAFAACLLAASSAEAYQPAPPDEAQLQEHGHYRNRDGDEVHSPAHTKDGRVPDGASAKCRDGSYSFSRHRSGTCSHHGGVAEWE, from the coding sequence ATGCGCGTGATGCTCGCCGCGGCGTTCGCGGCCTGCCTGCTGGCCGCCTCGTCGGCCGAGGCCTATCAGCCCGCGCCGCCCGACGAGGCGCAGCTTCAGGAACACGGCCACTACCGCAACCGCGACGGCGACGAGGTCCACTCGCCCGCGCATACGAAGGACGGGCGCGTGCCCGACGGCGCCTCGGCGAAATGCCGCGACGGCAGCTACAGCTTCAGCCGCCACCGCTCCGGCACCTGTTCGCACCACGGCGGCGTGGCCGAATGGGAGTGA
- a CDS encoding PAAR domain-containing protein, translated as MKNVIRVGDPTSHGGVVQTGDSSLLVDGKPVARVGDLCVCPIAGHQACVIVEGNPEFTVGGRAVAFDGHKTSCGATLQSTLTTFGSE; from the coding sequence ATGAAGAACGTGATTCGCGTCGGCGATCCGACGAGCCACGGCGGTGTGGTGCAGACCGGCGATTCGAGCCTGCTGGTGGACGGCAAGCCCGTCGCGCGCGTCGGCGACCTCTGCGTGTGTCCGATCGCCGGCCACCAGGCCTGCGTGATCGTCGAGGGCAATCCGGAGTTCACCGTGGGCGGCCGCGCGGTGGCGTTCGACGGCCACAAGACGAGCTGCGGCGCGACGCTGCAATCGACGCTGACCACGTTCGGCAGCGAATGA